The following proteins are encoded in a genomic region of Devosia lucknowensis:
- a CDS encoding DUF3971 domain-containing protein produces the protein MRRLRRVLTWVLGLPCLVVLILYAIMLFTPIRIPFTGSAIRSLVQNFVPPTADLQMGDMALALENGVWPVIRFSPVEFSDSKSGARIGMEALEVGFSPARALFGQPGTTVTIVGPHVQIIQDLYGPRPGTLEVVDDPNGGPATVRVLEGDDAFPAVAISSEGISFDEGIVPPMRSDNDWLIYNLEASEVAIADLVEQIGQGRFSRLVIRDGHVDMADPLYGLFRQFRNISLEIGAVPGQQRVSGEFSARIGARTVFGTIDRSIDEDGTRRLQSDITNLDFSAFVPFVDDSTSIAALPGAGALSIDVTFTPDEGKLVGGAFKIDLTGLDLRLGTDHFPVASSILDINWEPASGQFRMEEGALKIGQSSALVSGVFVLGLDTTYGPTIGMSIHARDVAIHPDDMDAPAAPFETVEFSGWSTPLYGALGIDRLTARRGDAVVETAGRMDLLQSGIGLDMTVAGQGVSADDFKRLWPYIMGKESRDWFVANVTDGRVKSARMRFNFPVGSFGIGGEDKPIPEDSMQIEIVGEEVAIKPTPEMSPIVIAGDTRLRVDDENVSISGGGGTLETESGTISVTSPALVMDNSAAGESIVEISGDLNAPIPALLALVKQQQPDALASAELPIDLDSLTGTVDLGLVATIALGDEDAGRAMDIDYVVNGTVTDFASADPIEGRIIGNGQLSFSANQDGYQLGGKATIDDMEADISVAGAMGADPVFRLQSTLAVADLAGMGFDASEFLDGQVQFVAQPLADGALQMTVDLEGASLDIRDLGISKRVGTPGQLSAIVRPDGEVTHLEDIALSFGTVRLNGTLDYHATDGLVSASFTDFALSEGDSATVSLTPTDNGFAVRIRGAQLDLKPVLGRFFSLNQGSGGVQSTQFSQSLVLDVQLDRAIGYYATTAFNIDLDMSLRGVNLSRVNLTAQFDEGNALSITTNPAPNGRTLSMAFNDAGTVLRLLGIYSQLAGGSGSLVMTTDRNVNAEAGQLVMRNFAIVDEDNVVQILGNHSDSRAAIAASNRLDFRAAQVDFIRSSDRVEVTDAVLAGDTVGGTMRGFIYTDQRRYDLTGTYVPLFGLNNIFQQLPVLGPLLGGRNGEGLVGVTFAVRGPLDQPQFLVNPLSILAPGFLRELFEFRARELPPAPAQ, from the coding sequence ATGCGGCGCCTTCGACGCGTCCTCACCTGGGTCCTGGGCCTGCCGTGTCTGGTCGTCCTGATCCTCTATGCGATCATGCTTTTCACCCCGATCCGCATACCGTTTACCGGCAGCGCGATCCGGTCGCTCGTCCAGAATTTCGTCCCGCCGACCGCGGACCTGCAGATGGGCGATATGGCCTTGGCGCTCGAAAACGGCGTCTGGCCCGTGATCCGCTTCTCACCGGTCGAGTTTTCCGACAGCAAGTCGGGCGCCCGTATCGGCATGGAAGCGCTCGAGGTCGGCTTTTCTCCGGCGCGTGCCCTGTTCGGGCAGCCTGGCACGACGGTGACCATCGTCGGCCCGCACGTGCAGATCATCCAGGACCTCTATGGTCCGCGTCCCGGTACGCTCGAGGTGGTCGACGATCCCAATGGCGGCCCTGCGACCGTGCGCGTGCTTGAAGGCGACGACGCTTTCCCGGCGGTCGCGATCTCGTCAGAGGGCATTTCGTTCGACGAGGGAATCGTCCCTCCCATGCGCTCGGACAATGACTGGCTGATCTACAATCTCGAAGCCAGCGAAGTGGCCATCGCCGACTTGGTCGAGCAGATCGGTCAGGGACGCTTCTCGCGGCTGGTCATTCGCGATGGTCACGTCGACATGGCTGATCCGCTTTATGGCTTGTTCCGCCAATTCAGGAATATCTCGCTCGAGATCGGCGCAGTGCCGGGGCAACAGAGGGTGAGCGGCGAATTCTCTGCCCGCATCGGTGCCCGCACCGTCTTCGGTACGATCGATCGCTCCATTGACGAGGACGGCACGCGCCGCCTCCAGTCCGATATCACCAACCTCGACTTTTCCGCCTTCGTGCCCTTCGTGGACGACAGCACCAGCATCGCCGCGCTTCCGGGCGCCGGCGCTCTGTCGATCGACGTCACCTTTACCCCGGACGAGGGCAAGCTCGTCGGCGGCGCCTTCAAGATCGATCTGACCGGGCTCGACCTGCGCCTGGGCACCGATCATTTTCCGGTCGCCAGTTCCATTCTTGATATCAACTGGGAGCCCGCATCCGGTCAGTTCCGCATGGAAGAGGGCGCGCTCAAGATCGGGCAGAGCAGCGCCCTTGTCTCCGGCGTCTTCGTGCTCGGCCTCGACACCACCTATGGTCCTACCATCGGCATGTCCATTCATGCCCGCGACGTCGCCATCCACCCCGATGACATGGACGCGCCAGCGGCGCCCTTCGAAACGGTGGAATTCTCGGGCTGGTCGACGCCGCTCTACGGCGCCCTCGGCATTGACAGGCTGACTGCACGCCGCGGCGACGCCGTGGTGGAAACGGCTGGCCGCATGGACTTGCTGCAGTCCGGCATCGGCCTCGACATGACCGTGGCCGGGCAGGGCGTGTCGGCCGACGACTTCAAGCGCCTGTGGCCCTACATCATGGGCAAGGAGAGCCGCGACTGGTTCGTCGCCAACGTTACCGACGGCCGGGTGAAGAGTGCCCGCATGCGGTTCAACTTTCCCGTCGGCAGCTTCGGCATCGGCGGCGAGGACAAGCCCATTCCCGAAGACAGCATGCAGATTGAGATCGTCGGCGAAGAGGTCGCGATCAAGCCGACCCCGGAAATGTCGCCCATCGTCATAGCCGGCGACACCCGTCTGCGCGTCGACGACGAAAACGTCTCCATATCCGGCGGCGGCGGCACGCTTGAAACCGAAAGCGGCACCATCAGCGTGACCAGTCCGGCGCTCGTGATGGACAATTCCGCCGCCGGTGAAAGCATCGTCGAAATCTCGGGCGACCTCAACGCGCCGATCCCCGCGCTTTTGGCCCTCGTCAAGCAGCAGCAACCCGATGCCTTGGCCAGCGCCGAATTGCCCATCGATCTCGATAGCCTCACCGGCACCGTCGATCTCGGACTTGTCGCCACCATCGCACTGGGCGACGAGGATGCCGGCCGCGCCATGGACATCGACTACGTGGTCAACGGCACGGTGACCGACTTTGCCAGCGCCGACCCGATCGAGGGCCGCATCATCGGCAACGGCCAGCTCTCCTTCTCGGCCAATCAGGATGGCTACCAGCTCGGCGGCAAGGCCACCATCGACGACATGGAGGCCGACATTTCCGTTGCCGGTGCCATGGGTGCCGATCCGGTGTTCCGCCTGCAGTCGACGCTGGCCGTGGCCGATCTCGCCGGCATGGGCTTCGATGCCTCCGAGTTCCTCGACGGGCAGGTCCAGTTCGTCGCCCAGCCCTTGGCCGACGGCGCGCTGCAGATGACCGTCGATCTCGAAGGCGCCAGCCTCGACATCAGGGACCTCGGGATCTCCAAGCGCGTTGGTACGCCAGGGCAGCTCAGCGCCATCGTCCGCCCCGATGGCGAGGTGACGCACCTTGAGGATATCGCCCTCAGTTTCGGGACTGTCCGCCTCAACGGCACGCTCGACTATCACGCCACCGATGGTCTCGTTTCCGCCAGCTTCACCGATTTCGCCCTGAGCGAGGGCGACAGCGCAACCGTCAGCCTCACGCCCACGGACAACGGCTTTGCCGTCCGCATCCGTGGTGCGCAACTCGATCTGAAGCCGGTTCTGGGGCGCTTCTTCAGCCTCAACCAGGGCAGCGGCGGCGTTCAGTCCACCCAGTTCAGCCAGTCCCTGGTGCTCGACGTGCAGCTCGACCGGGCCATCGGCTACTACGCAACGACCGCCTTCAACATCGATCTCGACATGTCCCTGCGCGGCGTGAACCTCAGCCGCGTCAATCTCACGGCACAGTTCGACGAGGGCAATGCGCTCTCGATCACCACCAACCCGGCGCCCAACGGTCGCACGCTGTCCATGGCCTTCAACGACGCCGGCACGGTTCTCCGGCTCCTTGGCATCTATTCGCAACTGGCGGGCGGCTCGGGCAGCCTGGTCATGACCACCGATCGCAACGTCAACGCCGAGGCCGGTCAGCTCGTCATGCGCAACTTCGCTATCGTCGACGAGGACAACGTCGTTCAGATCCTTGGCAATCACTCCGACTCGCGCGCTGCCATCGCCGCGTCGAACCGCCTCGATTTCCGTGCTGCCCAGGTCGATTTCATCCGCTCCAGCGACCGCGTCGAGGTCACCGATGCCGTTCTCGCCGGCGATACCGTGGGCGGCACCATGCGCGGCTTCATCTACACCGATCAGCGCCGCTACGACCTCACCGGCACTTACGTTCCGCTCTTTGGCCTCAACAACATCTTCCAGCAATTGCCCGTGCTGGGTCCGCTGCTTGGCGGCCGCAACGGCGAGGGCTTGGTCGGCGTCACCTTCGCGGTGCGTGGCCCGCTCGACCAGCCGCAATTCCTCGTCAATCCGCTGTCTATCCTGGCGCCCGGCTTCCTGCGCGAACTCTTCGAATTCCGCGCCCGCGAACTCCCCCCGGCGCCCGCGCAATAG
- the tyrS gene encoding tyrosine--tRNA ligase: MTKFDYTSEFMRTLSERGFIHQTSDDAGLDKLFATETVTAYIGFDPTASSLHVGSLIQIMMLHWLEKTGHRAVALMGGGTGMVGDPSFKDEARKLMTPETIQGNIDGIKQVFSNYLSFDDGKSLMVNNAEWLLPLNYLEFLRDVGQHFSVNRMLSFDSVKQRLDREQSLSFLEFNYMILQAYDFVELNQRYGVRLQMGGSDQWGNIVNGIDLGHRLGTPQLYALTSPLLTTASGQKMGKSLNGAIWLNADMLSAYDFWQYWRNTEDADVERFLKLYTTLPLDEIARIAAGDINEAKKRLATEVTAMIRGRQAAEEAAETARATFETGKLDLSLPTAEVTHAELANGIGVLNALVKAGLAASNGEARRHVQSGAVKVNDAVIEDEKLILSDNALLDEGVIKLSVGKKRHALIKPV; this comes from the coding sequence ATGACCAAGTTCGACTACACATCCGAATTCATGCGCACGCTGTCGGAGCGCGGCTTCATCCACCAGACCTCCGACGATGCGGGGCTGGACAAGCTGTTCGCCACCGAAACGGTGACAGCCTATATCGGCTTTGATCCCACCGCTTCCTCGCTGCATGTGGGCAGCCTCATCCAGATCATGATGCTGCACTGGCTGGAAAAGACCGGCCACCGCGCCGTTGCCCTGATGGGCGGCGGCACCGGCATGGTGGGCGACCCCTCGTTCAAGGACGAGGCGCGCAAGCTGATGACGCCCGAGACCATCCAGGGCAATATCGACGGCATCAAGCAGGTGTTTTCGAACTACCTGAGCTTTGACGACGGCAAGTCGCTGATGGTCAACAATGCCGAATGGCTGCTGCCGCTCAACTATCTCGAATTCCTGCGCGACGTAGGCCAGCATTTCTCGGTCAATCGCATGCTCAGCTTCGACTCGGTGAAACAGCGGCTGGACCGCGAGCAGTCGCTCTCGTTCCTCGAATTCAACTACATGATCCTGCAGGCCTACGATTTCGTGGAGCTCAACCAGCGCTATGGCGTGCGGCTGCAGATGGGCGGCTCCGACCAGTGGGGCAATATCGTCAACGGCATCGATCTCGGCCACCGGCTGGGCACGCCGCAGCTCTATGCGCTGACGTCGCCGCTCTTGACCACGGCTTCGGGCCAGAAGATGGGCAAGTCGCTGAACGGCGCCATCTGGCTCAATGCCGACATGCTCTCGGCCTACGATTTCTGGCAGTACTGGCGCAATACCGAGGACGCTGACGTCGAGCGCTTCCTCAAGCTCTACACGACGCTGCCTCTGGACGAGATTGCCCGCATCGCCGCCGGGGATATCAACGAGGCCAAGAAGCGCCTCGCCACCGAAGTTACAGCGATGATCCGTGGGCGCCAGGCTGCAGAGGAAGCGGCGGAAACGGCGCGCGCGACGTTCGAGACCGGCAAGCTGGACCTGTCGCTGCCTACGGCCGAGGTGACCCATGCCGAACTGGCCAATGGGATCGGCGTGCTCAATGCGCTTGTGAAGGCGGGCCTTGCGGCATCGAATGGCGAAGCGCGGCGGCATGTGCAGTCGGGAGCCGTCAAGGTCAACGACGCCGTCATCGAGGACGAGAAGCTGATCCTGTCCGACAATGCGCTGCTCGACGAGGGCGTGATCAAGCTTTCGGTCGGCAAGAAGCGCCACGCGCTGATCAAGCCGGTCTAG
- a CDS encoding alpha/beta hydrolase — MPEVIFNGPEGRLEGRYQPGKEPNAPIAIVLHPHPQFGGTMNNQIVYNLFYMFAERGFSVLRFNSRGVGRSQGVFDHGIGELSDAAAALDWLQIINRESRGCWIAGFSFGAWIGMQLLMRRPEVEGFISVSPPENLYDFSFLAPCPSSGLIIHGDKDRVAPASSVQKLVDKLKTQKGITIEQQIVEGANHFYEGKIDELTTRCAEYLDRRRQEIADGGGR, encoded by the coding sequence ATGCCAGAAGTGATCTTCAACGGACCCGAGGGACGTCTCGAAGGCCGGTACCAGCCGGGCAAGGAGCCCAATGCTCCCATCGCCATCGTGCTGCACCCGCACCCGCAATTCGGCGGGACGATGAACAACCAGATCGTCTACAATCTCTTCTACATGTTCGCCGAGCGTGGCTTTTCGGTGCTGCGCTTCAATTCGCGCGGCGTGGGCCGCTCGCAGGGCGTGTTCGACCACGGCATCGGCGAGCTTTCGGATGCGGCGGCAGCGCTGGACTGGCTGCAGATCATCAACCGTGAATCGCGCGGCTGCTGGATTGCCGGCTTCTCTTTCGGCGCCTGGATCGGCATGCAGTTGCTGATGCGCCGTCCAGAAGTGGAAGGGTTCATTTCGGTGTCGCCGCCGGAAAACCTCTACGATTTCTCGTTTCTGGCCCCCTGCCCTTCGTCCGGCCTCATCATCCATGGCGACAAGGACCGCGTGGCTCCGGCAAGTTCGGTGCAGAAGCTGGTGGACAAGCTCAAGACCCAGAAGGGCATCACCATCGAGCAGCAGATCGTGGAGGGTGCAAACCACTTCTACGAGGGCAAGATCGACGAACTGACCACACGGTGCGCGGAGTATCTCGACCGTCGCCGTCAGGAGATCGCGGACGGTGGCGGGCGCTAG